A genomic window from Caldicellulosiruptor kronotskyensis 2002 includes:
- a CDS encoding heavy-metal-associated domain-containing protein, with translation MTKKIYIKGMTCDHCVRRVENNLKAIEGVTSVQVDLQEGVATVDLSKDVKDEEFVRAIDDAGYEVVRIE, from the coding sequence ATGACAAAGAAAATTTATATTAAAGGCATGACTTGTGACCACTGCGTAAGAAGAGTGGAAAACAACCTAAAAGCCATAGAAGGTGTAACCTCTGTGCAGGTTGACCTGCAAGAAGGCGTTGCAACCGTTGATCTAAGTAAAGATGTAAAAGATGAAGAGTTTGTTCGAGCAATTGATGATGCTGGGTATGAGGTTGTGAGAATTGAATAG
- a CDS encoding DUF1646 family protein: MDFLLILILALVFILPFVFKKVEHNLEIFLFFMGILATIVSRTLSVHLIGHILSNYLLYVVTAVVLIMGFLFNLSVNKLKNAINLLLSKINLEIFIFLVLLILGLFSSVITAIVATLIMVEILHLLPLRHSSKSKVAIAGCYAIGFGAALTPIGEPLSTIVVSILKEDFAYLLRLVGHYIIPVILVMALLGSFIAKREKKFFYRKEEMSEEDRKYFEIEDQHIKEVETHKDVVIRAGKIFLFIVALELLGNGFKPFIDKYIVKLGDKLLFWLNTISAVLDNATVAAAIISPKLTSSQVTAILLSLLASGGMLIQGNIPNIIAANKLEIKSKEWVKFGFPIGLVLLTTFYVILFVI, translated from the coding sequence ATGGACTTTTTGCTGATATTAATCTTAGCTCTTGTTTTCATTTTGCCATTCGTGTTTAAAAAGGTGGAGCACAATTTAGAAATTTTTCTTTTTTTCATGGGAATTTTGGCAACAATCGTTTCAAGAACTTTATCTGTGCATTTGATTGGACATATTCTCTCAAATTATCTTCTCTATGTTGTCACTGCAGTAGTTTTAATAATGGGCTTTCTCTTTAATCTCTCGGTTAACAAGCTTAAAAATGCTATTAACCTTTTACTTAGCAAGATAAACCTTGAAATCTTTATATTTTTGGTTTTGTTAATCTTGGGACTTTTCTCAAGCGTAATTACTGCTATTGTTGCAACACTGATAATGGTAGAAATATTACATCTGCTACCTTTGAGACATTCATCAAAATCAAAAGTTGCAATTGCTGGGTGCTACGCAATTGGCTTTGGCGCTGCACTAACACCAATTGGCGAGCCTCTTTCTACAATTGTTGTAAGTATATTGAAAGAAGATTTTGCTTATCTCCTTCGTCTTGTGGGTCACTATATTATACCTGTGATACTTGTCATGGCTTTGCTTGGAAGCTTTATTGCTAAAAGAGAAAAGAAATTCTTTTATAGAAAAGAAGAGATGTCTGAAGAAGACAGAAAGTATTTTGAAATAGAAGATCAGCATATAAAAGAAGTTGAAACACACAAAGATGTAGTGATAAGAGCAGGTAAAATATTTTTGTTTATAGTGGCATTAGAGCTCTTAGGAAATGGATTTAAACCGTTTATAGACAAATACATTGTAAAGCTTGGTGACAAGTTATTATTTTGGCTTAACACTATATCTGCCGTTTTAGATAATGCAACAGTTGCAGCTGCTATAATCAGCCCAAAACTTACCTCAAGCCAAGTAACTGCTATTCTTCTCAGTCTCTTAGCAAGTGGTGGAATGCTCATTCAAGGAAACATTCCAAATATTATTGCGGCAAATAAACTCGAAATAAAAAGCAAAGAATGGGTTAAATTTGGTTTTCCTATAGGTCTGGTTTTATTGACAACCTTTTATGTTATTTTGTTCGTAATATAA
- the hepT gene encoding type VII toxin-antitoxin system HepT family RNase toxin — MQNNLDLDKISLKMKYIRECLSKLEHLKKLSYQDFIADFRNITSCKYLLQTSIEAIIDICNHIVSRKKLGKPSSYSDTIKILLENSYISTNLAEKLIRMVKFRNRIVHLYLEVDNQTLYEILQNNLSDFELFWNEISSKIFNEE, encoded by the coding sequence ATGCAAAACAACCTTGACTTAGACAAAATTTCCTTGAAAATGAAATATATCAGAGAATGTTTATCAAAACTTGAACATCTCAAAAAATTAAGTTACCAAGATTTCATTGCTGATTTTAGGAATATCACAAGTTGTAAGTATCTATTACAAACATCAATTGAAGCTATTATTGATATATGCAATCATATCGTTTCAAGAAAAAAATTAGGTAAGCCTTCAAGTTATTCTGATACCATCAAAATTTTGCTTGAAAATAGTTATATTTCAACTAATTTAGCAGAAAAATTAATCCGAATGGTGAAATTTAGAAACAGAATAGTTCATTTGTATCTTGAGGTAGACAACCAAACTTTATATGAAATCCTCCAAAACAATCTTAGTGATTTTGAACTGTTTTGGAATGAGATTTCAAGCAAAATTTTTAATGAGGAGTGA
- the mntA gene encoding type VII toxin-antitoxin system MntA family adenylyltransferase antitoxin: protein MLNIESKLPKLIEYFSSTPEILGVWIIGSYGTEFQTEDSDIDLAILFDKDMSIFEEIDIEIKICEILETDMVDIVNLNKAPLTLQFKTISEGRQIFERDFKKVADFEEQVLDLYQDHEYFYKAFWEDFKASLSKESSNHAKQP, encoded by the coding sequence GTGTTGAACATAGAATCAAAATTGCCAAAACTAATTGAATATTTTAGCTCAACACCTGAAATACTGGGTGTATGGATAATAGGCTCATATGGAACAGAATTTCAAACAGAAGACAGTGACATAGATTTGGCAATTCTATTTGACAAAGATATGAGCATTTTCGAAGAGATTGACATTGAAATTAAAATTTGTGAAATACTTGAAACTGATATGGTTGACATCGTCAACTTAAATAAGGCACCACTTACTTTGCAGTTCAAAACAATCAGTGAAGGAAGACAAATTTTTGAAAGAGATTTTAAAAAAGTTGCAGATTTTGAAGAACAGGTTTTAGACCTATATCAAGACCATGAATATTTCTACAAGGCTTTTTGGGAAGATTTTAAAGCTTCACTATCAAAGGAGTCGAGTAATCATGCAAAACAACCTTGA
- a CDS encoding type II toxin-antitoxin system RelE family toxin yields the protein MRLHGKLEGFYRYKEGDLRIIYRVEKDRLIIYVYDIGPRGDIYK from the coding sequence ATAAGACTACATGGGAAGTTAGAAGGTTTTTACAGATACAAAGAAGGTGATCTCAGGATAATATATAGGGTAGAGAAAGATAGACTTATAATTTATGTCTATGATATTGGACCGAGAGGAGACATATATAAATAA